The genomic segment GATAGACAAATGGATCTCGTAACCGAACTTGAGAACAACCAGATAAAAATGAATGGTGACAAAATACCAACAACCATTACATCAGATTCCCACCTACATAACGGACTAAGAAAAACACTACACGATGCTTTAACTGCAAAAATTCAGCTCACCAGTTTTGAGGCAAAATTTTTGAGTGACATGCAAAGTAAGTATGATCTCAATGGTTCGTTCTCATGGCTCACGCAAAAACAACGAACCACACTAGAGAACATACTGGCTAAATACGGAAGGATCTGAGGTTCTTATGGTAATCCTCCCGAAAAAGCAGTGTGTTCATAAGTAGAATTTTCTCGTAATCTCAACTGAGGAGATCTCTATGAAAAAATCACGTTTCACCGACAGCCAAATCATGACCATTCTGAAACAGGCTGAAGCCGGAACACCGGTCCCTGAGCTGTGCCGGGAACATGGCTTCAGCAGCGCCAGCTTCTATAAATGGCGGTCAAAGTTTGGCGGGATGGATGCCTCTCTGATGGCGCGTCTCAAAGAACTGGAAGATGAAAATCGGCGTCTTAAGAAAATGTATGCCGAAGAGCGACTTAAAGCTGAAGTTATTCAGGAAGCTATGTCAAAAAAGTGGTGAGGCCATCTCAACGCCGACAGATGGCCAGACACGCCGTCAGCACGCAGCAAATCAGTATCCGCCTGGCCTGCCAGATTTTTTCTGTCAGTGAAACGTGCTATCGATATCTGCCACGTCTTTCTGTAGAAAATCAGCGTATTGCTGGCTGGCTACTGCGCATTACAGGCAGCCAGCGGAACTGGGGTTTTGGTTTGTGCTTTTTGTACCTGCGTAATGTGAAAGGTTTTCGCTGGAACCATAAACGCGTTTATCGAATTTACTGCGAATTATCACTGAATATGCGGATCAAACCTAAAAAGAGGCTGAAGCGTGATAAGCCAGAGCCGCTTGCGGTGCCGGAATACAGCAACGAATGCTGGTCAATGGACTTCATGCATGATCAGCTTTCAGATGGCCGTTCAGTTCGGCTTTTGAACATTATTGATGACTTCAACCGGGAAGCCCTGGCAATAGAAGTGGACTTCTCGCTGCCGTCCAGTCGGGTAAAACGCACACTTGAGCAGATCATTGAATGGCGAGGTAAACCCGCCGCAATCAGATGTGACAACGGCCCGGAATACACGAGCCACGAATTAATAAACTGGGCGGAGGATAACGGAATAAAACTCAACTTTATTCAGCCGGGAAATCCGCAACAAAACGCTTATATTGAGCGCTATAACCGGACAGTGCGTTATGACTGGCTGGGGCAGTATTTATTTTGTTCGCTGGATGAATTACAACGCTACGCGACAGAATGGCAGTGGTTTTATAATCACGAAAGGCCGAATATGGCACTGGGTGGTTATACGCCAAGACAACATGAGCTGCGCACAGCCTAAGTTCTACTATTGACCTCTGCTAAAAATGGGGGGATTACCTTATGGCTCTTGTATCTATCAGTGAAGCATCAAGACTAACAAACAAAAGTAGAACAACTGTTCACCGTTACATATCAAAGGGAA from the Leclercia adecarboxylata genome contains:
- a CDS encoding IS3 family transposase (programmed frameshift) codes for the protein MKKSRFTDSQIMTILKQAEAGTPVPELCREHGFSSASFYKWRSKFGGMDASLMARLKELEDENRRLKKMYAEERLKAEVIQEAMFKKVVRPSQRRQMARHAVSTQQISIRLACQIFSVSETCYRYLPRLSVENQRIAGWLLRITGSQRNWGFGLCFLYLRNVKGFRWNHKRVYRIYCELSLNMRIKPKKRLKRDKPEPLAVPEYSNECWSMDFMHDQLSDGRSVRLLNIIDDFNREALAIEVDFSLPSSRVKRTLEQIIEWRGKPAAIRCDNGPEYTSHELINWAEDNGIKLNFIQPGNPQQNAYIERYNRTVRYDWLGQYLFCSLDELQRYATEWQWFYNHERPNMALGGYTPRQHELRTA